GTTTACCTAGCACTGCCTTATTCATTTTTTCAGTATTTAGCAGAGGGGGGAAAAACGACTTCAAAGCCTAGCTCCACATAGACCCTCTTGGGATTCCTCCAAGCCCTAAAGTTGAGCCTTCTGCAAGCTCTCTCCCCAACACAGTAGACGTCTCCTCAGACTCAGACCCAGATGACATACATAGAAGGTGAGgtactgtggggcgtttacccaccacccccacagcttcccagagttttcttgagtgcgagcagcaggaaatattagatagaaggatttatagcggagaatcttgcggagataaacagatagaaaataaaggatagcctcgagaggccctggaacctattccaacgggccccgactgtctctggtccagggtttttatagagacgccaaggggtggagcaaaagacctcctcccccagcacagccaagtgcagaccatctcagacacctgcactcaggcccgtggtcctgatcatcctctattcggacctgctgggtaaagccacgaggaaccccagaacgggctcccacaaggtACCCACCCATTTAGAGAGCAATCTGCAGAGCCCAGACACTTCTCATCTCAGAACCTCAAAGAAAGCTGTTTCCTAAGGCCAGGGCTACTAGTCTGCGTATCAAGAGCTGAGCACAAATGGAGGCCTTGGCAACAGCCACAGCAGCTGGTGAGTGGGCAAGTAGCTCCTTCATAGGGCAGAGCCTCCGTCCAGctgaggcctcagtttccctgactGCACCATGGGACTAGATACTTAATAAGGTCCCAATAAGTTTGGCTGAGAGGTGATGGGACAGAAGAGGGAAAATAGTTCCAAATTGTAACCAGAAGAGAGAAGCCAGTGGGTATTGACTGGTGGTCCTGTTGTCCACATGATGCTGCAATGAGACCAGGATGTCTGGAGTGTGTTTTCCTGGCACCATACCACTTGGTTAGGTGGCTTGTGGTCAGGGTGTGTAGAGCCATCCATAGTGGGGTACTCTAGGCTCTCTACCCACTTCCCACTAGCTCTAAGGAATCTGGGACCACAGAACCAGCTGAGAAACAAAACAGCCTGAGTTGCTGCTCCAAACCCCGAGGGCCTGTAGGACTGaaaggggctggggcaggagagcGGTCTGTGACCACCACCCCAGGAGGACagggaaaagggggaagggaCAGGACACAGCCCTGGGCTCCAGCCACACAGTCCTCCCTTCCTGTTGTCTCAGGATGGTCCTGGCAGGATGCATCTGCCAAAGTTCCAGGGCCAGACCTCCCCCAGGCCCTGCTCCCCACTGCCCCCATCAGAAATCCACCCCCTCGAGTGCATGTATATGCAACTGAGAACCTGTCAGAGATGCACAACCacgcacacttgtgcacacagtTAAAGCCCCACACATCACTCAGAGAGATGCATATCTGCACACCCAGGCCCACAGATACAACTAGATGTGTGTACACAGAAGACCCCACTTGTACACATGTGCggatacacatatgtgcatgtgcacatgcatgcctacTAGGAGATGGATGCTGGTACAGAACTATGTGAGCCACAGAGGTGGGATCCTGTAGAGCAGAGCGACCTCACCTAATCAGCCGAGGCATGGAAGGCTGAAGGTGGGTTCACCAGCCAAAGCAAGTCCACTTGTGCATCTGGAGAGGAGCACCATGGGAAGGCCTGAAGATGTGGAAGAGACCTGGGCAGGCAAAACCCAGaggaggctcagacagtcaggcAGAGTGGAGAGAAGCTGGTAGAGCCTAGAAACTGTGAAGAAAGGAACTGTCTGGGGCCTGGGAGAGGGCAAGGTCACGGGCAGAGCATGGGTCTGGGATGCATGAACCCCTCATAAGCAGTAGATACGGattcaggaaggaaggggggTCTCAGGCAGAGCCGTGGTGGATTTCACACTCCAAATCTCTTCCTCAGtaccctgctccccccaccccataggAGGAGACCTGgaggctcctcctcttcctgcttcctgctggcaACTCAGCTCATTTAGGGTCAGAGGTCAGGGCAGCAGTCAAAGTTAGTTGGGATTGGGCTCCATTTGTGGACGGAGACAGGGTTGTGATGGGGACCAGTGGCCTCGACCAGAGCAAGGGACAGTTTTGTGGTGGAGATTGGCAGTTGTTGTGGGGTCTTTGGGTTGATGCTGTAGTCAGACTACACATTGGGGAGACAAGGCTATGCTGACTGGAAGCCACTGGGCTAGCCCTGCCTTGGGGAAACCTCCCAGAAGGCCCAAGCGTGACTGGACAGTGCCGGGGCAGTCATGTGACCCCAGTAGCACCACTGTAACCTTGTCTTTCACCCCAGGCCTGGCAAATGGTTACTCCATGACCCCTCCAACCCTGAACATCACAGAGGAGTCATATGTCATTGACACCGGGAACAGCCTATCCATATCCTGCAGGTACTGGCTCCTCCCTACCTGGCAGTCCATGAAGGCTGCCCCAGACTGGGACAAGAGGTGGCTGGCTGAAGAACCCGAAGGCTCCTACTCCCCAGAACAGAGGCCTAGAGGCTGAGAGGGAGTCCTAGGGCGTGGTTTCCCAGAAGCCCCTCAGAGAGGCACCCAGCCTCCCCTAAAACCTCTTCCAGGTCACCTATACCCATTCCTGACCACCTGTCCCTAGCCCCAGGCCTACCACTGAGGTCCCAAAGCCTCCTCACAGGACCAGCTATTGGAGAAGGCTTATGTTACCAGCCTGCCCATTCATAGCTCCAAGAACTAGGCAGAGAGTCAAGGGCTCAGGGAGTGGATCTGCGGAATATAGCCCAAGCCTGGGTTGCCCTTCTTTGGGAAGAGATGATGATGGGCAAAGCTCTTAGCCCTTGCGGGAGGCTCCTTGGAGACTGTGGCTCTAGGCTAAAACCCGGATGGAGAGATCCTCACTTCTACTATCCTCTGCTAGGGGGCAGCACCCCCTTGAGTGGACCTGGCCAGGGGCACAAGAGGTACTGACCACAGGTGGGAAGGACGGTGAGGATACACAGGTTGTGCGAGACTGTGAAGGCACAGAAGCGAGGCCCTACTGCAAGGTGCTGCTGCTGGCCCAGACCCACGCCAACAACACGGGCAGCTACCACTGCTACTACAAGTACATCAAGGCCAGAATTGAGGGCACCACGGCTGCCAGCACCTATGTGTTTGTAAGAGGTGAGGCCTGCCTTGGGCAGGGTCCTGGAGGGAGTAGCTGGAGCCTCTGCACAGCCTGCTGACACCAGGCTGTCAGGAGTGAATATGGGGCCTTACTATGCTCCACATAGAGCAGAAGGCTAGAACTTCACCACCCTGACCCATGTGGCTCCCCTAtacttcccccaccccagccctagcCCACGACTCCCTGGGCGGCCACTGCCTTACCCAACTCCTACTCCATCTCCTTAGACTTCGAACAGCCCTTCATCAACAAACCGGACACACTCCTGGTCAACAGGAAGGACTCGATGTGGGTGCCCTGCTTGGTGTCCATCCCTGGCCTCAACATCACACTGCGCTCGGTACGGTTCCCTTTCCCAACCTCACCCCAGGAGCCCACCCTCCCGTGCCATCCCTGGGACAGGCAGCTGACAGTCCCTATGTCCCTCCAGCAAAGCTCAGTGCTGCACCCTGATGGgcaggaggtgctgtgggatgaccGCCGAGGCATGCGGGTACCCACACTGCTGCTGCGGGATGCCCTGTACGTGCAATGCGAGACCACCTGGGGTGACCAGGACTTCCTTTCCAATCCCTTCCTCGTGCACATCACAGGTAGGGGCTGCCACTCCCATCTCACCCAGTTACCGCTCTCTCTGCCCCTAGAAGAACAGGGCAGACATACGGCAACCCTGTGCCACCGGTTCCCAGTCACGGGGCTGTTAGCATCACAGATGGTCTTATCACCCACTCCTCTGCACTCTGTGTGTGATCCTATGAGAAGTGTGGGAGGTGACACTGTATGTGTCACCAGGCAATGAGCTCTATGACATCCAGCTGTTCCCAAAGAAGTCACTGGAGCTGTTGGTTGGAGAGAAGCTGGTTTTGAACTGCACGGTGTGGGCTGAGTTCAACTCGGGTGTCACCTTCGACTGGGATTATCCAGGGAAGCAGGTGAGGTCAGCAGCTCTGCCAGGTACCTCCCTCCCACTGCCCTGTCCTCAGCACCACCGCTAGGACTCACCATGCCCATGCTACCTGTACCTGGCACATCCTGGGCCCCTGTGTGGAGGAGATACAGACTTGGGAACCCAAATGTGATGGGGAAGTTTTCCATCCCCAAGCAAACTCGGGGGGCTGAGCATCCAGAGCTACTAGTGTTTGGGCAGGGGTGTGTGCCTTTGCTGGCTCGGGTCTGCCCCCTGCTTGCCTGCTGATCCTGGGCTTCCCCTGGGTGTGACAGGCAGAGCGGGGTAAGTGGGTACCTGAGCGGCGTTCCCAGCAGACTCACACAGAACTCTCCAGCATCCTGACCATCCACAATGTCAGCCAGCATGACCTGGGCCCCTACGTGTGTGAGGCCAACAACGGCATTCAGCGGTTCCGGGAAAGCACGGAGGTCATTGTGCATGGTAtgatctgggaggctgaggtcaTTGTGCCCGGCATGAGATGGGATGGGTCCAGTATCATGGAGCCTGGAGAACAAGTGTCCCTGTGCAGTGTGGGTCAGAGGTCATGACGCACCTGAGCAGCAGGGGCCagccaaaaggaaggaagggctgggaggGGAAACCCTGCCCAGCTTCTACCCAGCTGGACAGCAAGGCAAGCTCCCATCTGTAGCGGGAGGCTGGGAAGCCTGGTGGGTGGTAGCTCAGCCCCAAGTTTACACTTTTGCCTCCTGTTTGGCAGAAAAGCCCTTCATCAGTGTCGATTGGCTCAAAGGACCTGTCCTGGAAGCCACGGCCGGAGACGAGCTGGTGAAGCTGCCTGTGAAGCTGGCAGCTTATCCCCCACCGGAGTTCCAATGGTAACAGCCTGGGCCCCCTCCCCTTGCTGTGCTGCCAGGCTTAGCACAAGAACTGGCCGGAGAGTGAGAAGGACAGCGCCCTTCCCCATCAGAACATTAGCCCTGAATCTCAGAAGGGGATCTGTCCCTGCCCATTGGGACCCGCACACCCTGAAACTCAGGTGGAACCGGTACTCAACAGAGCCCCTAAAGAGAATGCATATATCCAGCTAGAAGGAAGGTTAGCCCTGGAGCTGCTAACCCTCAAAATATTTACATACCAGATTCTGGCATGTGGAGTGTAATGGACAGTATGGGGTTTTATAGCCCTGCTTCCTGCACCCCCTCAGATCCCTCCAAAGCCCTGCCAGCTGGATCTCCACACAGTGAGGAAACTCAGGGTCTGCCCTGCAGTGTCTTGTTCTCTGGGCTCCCTTCCTAGAAGGGTTCCTCTCTGAGAACCTTCTGATCCACAAATTTGAGGTGTCATGAGACTGCTAAACTGTGATGGAGCCTGGCTCTGAGATACAGGGTAGTAAGAGGCCTGCAGGAGAATTGAGAGCTAGGCTTTCCCTGCAGGGTGTGCCCAGGGCACAGAAGGGACTCTCAGTGATGGCTGCATCCTTCTAGATGCTCCCAGGAGAGGACAGCATCTTCTCAATCCTCCCTTACACTCAGTGCTGTTGCCTTGATTCAGTCATGATAGATCCTACTGCAGCCTCCGTCTACATTGTACAGATAAGGAAATGGGCCAGAAGAGGGACAAGCGTTCCCACCTGAGCCCCGGGTCTCCTGGGAGAAGTTCCTGTTCTGTCTTTTCTTGTCAACCCAGAGCAGCTCTGCCCTGCCAAGCTTGAGGCACCTTACACCTGGTAAGAGGTTCTGGTGCCAGGACAGAGACCCCCAAGGTCCTCAGCCAGGACCCACTGGCCATAGGCTGGAAGCTGGCTTCTGGGAAGGCTCAGGGTGTCCCAGTCACGAGCCTTGTGACCCTgaatcctcctccctccatctaAGGCCATGGCTTGGGGCCATACAAGTACCGCAAGGCATAGAATCAGAGAGAAGGTCCTGATGGCAGTGATGACGCCAGGAGCATCTCTTGTATAAATGCAATTTTTAGAGTCCTAGAGTCCCCTGACCCCCAAAGCCAGCAGGACTGAGCCTGCTCGCAGTGTAGCTTTCCACAGGAACATACGATCTCTGACTTTTCTGCTCCCACTTAGGCAACATCTCCCTCTCAGAAGTGTGCAGCTGTCCCAGGGCGCTTGTGTTCATCACAGTCCCACAGGTGGCCGCTGTTCAAGTGGCGTGATGATGGAATTACTCTCAGTCAGTGAACGATGGGTCGTCCAGtagaccgacagacagacaggctgggTCTTTGGCCCAAGGTGCCCAGCAAGGTGCTGGCACTGTTTCAGTGAGCCTTTGAAATTCCTGCAAGTATCATGCTCCAGTGTCCAGATGAAGACACTGAGGCTTGGGACAGTTAAGGGATCTTCCCTGGGTCACATACCTGACAAAGTAAAAAGCCTGGGTTTCCAGAAGCCTTTTCTGCAGCACAGCCAGGCAGATAGCACAGCCTTGATTCTGCCCCTGTCTATGACCCCAGGCCGGTCACATGCCTCTCTAAGCCCTGACTGCTGTCACAGTTGAGAGTAGGATCCTTAAATCCCTTATCTTAGATCTTTACCTAAGAGATGTGCCTTTTCAGGGCTAGAGTCACAGCTTAGCCTATCCAGAGGGGAGGAGCCTGGGAGAACTAGCTCCGAGCCCAGGACTCAGGCTGAAGAAACAGTCCAGGGTGTAAGGCATTTGCTTGCACACGCAGCAGAGGTCTAGAGTGACCACACATGTCCAGTGGGGCATTGTGTAAACAGGATACAGCAGTGAGTTGTCCCTGTCCCCACTGAATCTCACAGCTCAGTGAGAGGCGAGTCCACCAATAGATCCTTGTATAAAACTCAGTGTGCCAGATAGGCGTGTAACTAAGTGACAGAACACTGGCATAGGATGTGGAGGTCCTGAGTTTGCtctagaggagaaaaggaaggaagggagggagggagggagggagggagggagggagggaggaaggaaggaaggaaggaaggaaggaaggaaggaaggaaggaaggaaggaaggaaggaaggaaggaaggaaggaaggaaggaaaaacagggTAGGCAGAGCCAGATGCCAACTGTCTTTGAAGAGCCAGTACCCCAGCCCCagtaaaggaaggagagagccatgcaaATTGTCACCTACAGAAAGAGCATCCAAACTAGTGTAACAGTAAGTCAAAAGCCCTGTGAAGGGTACGTGTCTGGAGAACTCACAGAAGCGTCCAGAGCGAGGTGTCAGAGAACCAGGCAATTGCCACTCTGTGGGCTCAGCTGTTACTGTCCCTTCGCTCAAAGGTGCGCACTGTGAGAAGGAAGAGGGGCCCACTGAGGGCACTGTAGTCAGTCTCGGAGGCTGAAGGCCAGCAGGTGTGGAGGAACTTCGTGGGATGAACTGGCAAATTGCCTTCCTCAACCCTAGGCTAAGCTCACAGACAGCACAAAGGGAGGGTAGCTGCCCTAAGCAGAAACTGGTTGCCGGGGGCTGAGGGGATGGCCGAGGACTTAGGGGTGAGTTCAGAAGTGCCACTGCAGATCTCATGATGGTCCTGAAGGTCAGTGACATTGCTGAGCTGGCCACGTAAGTTATGACAATGGGTTGACTCAGCCTAGTCCAGAGCTTTTGTCTGCCTCTCCTGAGGCCAAGGACTTCTGTCAACCCCATCCCCCTGCTTCCCTCCTTGGTCTGGTACGGGAGAAGCCTCTTGCTCTGGCCTGACCTATCAAGACAGGCCATGTgccttctctccccacctccagcaGTATGTGTGGGTGCTTCATATGTGTGTATTCTGCAGCCACAGAACCGGTGAACCTTGAATGGAAACTATCTTTTCCAATGTGTCTGTACCAGGCATACAGACAGTCCGGAGCTTTTGCTTTTGTCATAGTCCCTGAGCATGTGACTGTCACAACCTCTTGTGTAACACGGTGTCTTGAGTGTCAGGTGTCATCTCAAGATGATTTACAGCTTATAGAGGGTCGTCCATCGCTTATGTGCAAATTCTGTGCTACTTTACAGAAGGGACTTGAACTTTGGgcatttggggttttgttttgtcttggtttatttatttttaattagcatacaaagtataGGATTCATTATGGCATCTTCAAACAAAAATCTGTTCTTGTTGATGCCATCGGGTATTTTAGATCGATCATTAAAGATTTTGGTGACCAACAGGAAACCGAGAACCGCTCTCACTGGAGGGCCAGCAAATGCCAGCCCAGAGCTGGCCTGGGGTCCTCAGAGCTTCTGACTCCCCTTCCTCTGCCAGGTACAAGGACAGAAAGGCAGTGACTGGGCGTCACAATCCACATGCTCTGGTGCTCAAAGAGGTGACCGAGGCCAGTGCCGGCATCTATACTCTCGCCCTGTGGAACTCTGCAGCTGGGCTGAGGCAAAACATCAGCCTGGAGTTGGTGGTGAATGGTACAGGCCGGAAGGATGGGAGAAGGGATGAGTCCCAGGGTGTGTGGGGTGGCGATGAGACCCAGCTGACTGGCTGTTTGCCTATGTCCCCAGTGCCTCCCCACATCCATGAAAAGGAAGCCTCCTCACCCAGCATCTACTCCCGCCACAGCCGCCAGACCCTCACCTGCACGGCCTATGGGGTACCCCAACCTCTCAGTGTCCAGTGGCACTGGAGGCCCTGGACACCCTGCAAGACGTTTGCCCAGCGCAGCCTGTGAGTAtttcccccaccacaccccattcTCTGCTACTACACACAAAATCTTAGCTCATCCATGTCATCCCTTTATAGGTGAGGAAACAGGACCCGAGAAGGGAGACAAATTTCCCAAGGTCAAAGCTGTAAAGCAACAGAGCCTGCCCAAATGCTGAGCCATGCTCCCTACACCCAGCTCAATGTCCAAAGGACAAGAGGAGCTGGGTGggtatggtggcgcatgcctgtaccccgacacttgggaggtggaggcaagaggatcaggaattggaggtcatccttggctacatagtgagctcaaagccagaATAACAGCAAACAAAGGGGACAGGGGAACCTGGAAGGACATTCtgggcagagacagaagagacatacaaggaacaggagaggaggagggtgcCACGTGAACAGGAACTTTGAGGCCGTTAGGGAGCCAGAGAAGGGCATTCAGCAGGAGAATGACAAGACAAGTTTGCCATTTAGTGGAAGAGTCTGTGGTCACATGCTAGGGAAGGAACAGAAGCCAGGAACCGGGCAGGAAAGGAGTCTAGCCCCACCTGCTGGCCCAGGGGCTGTGGCTCCAGAGCAATCAGTGGGGAAGCTCAGAAGGGCCTGTGGGCCTGAGAGAGCCTGACAGATGCAAAGCTCTTCAGGCACTCTGGTGAACCGCATGGCCCGTAGCTCACACTGGTACGTCCATCTTTGCCCCTTCTGGTAATCTACAATCATGCTCTGTGCCAAATGAAGAGGCCTGGGATGCTCCCACCCCACTCTTGAGACAGGCAGGCGAGATCTCCTCCTGCCCCACTTGCCCCATCTCAGCGGCAGACCGAAGCCCTGGGCATGcctaggaggaaagagaaggagaatcagCTGGGATGGGGTGCGTGGGGCTGAGTGGTGACTCGTGGTCCTCCTGGAAACTGGGCGAGCGAGCACATGCAAGGTGGACCGTGAAGAAAGGCACACAGCAGGACAGAGCAGCGTCTGTGGGAAGGAAGGATTGCAGGGCTGCAACCATGTTCCAGCCCCTCACTGCCCTTGGCCCCAGGCTGTCTCTTACCCACTGCGGTGTGAGACAATGTCTGAGGATAACAAAGGTGTGCGCACCCTCACCCCCGGTTTAGGTCTTCCCTGTCCTTATTCCTGATCTGTCCTTGTCTCTCTGGGCTCCATGGCAGCCGGAGGCGGCAGCAGAGGGATCGCATGCCACAGTGCCGAGACTGGAGAGAGGTGACCACCCAGGATGCTGTCAACCCCATCGAGAGCCTGGACACCTGGACCGAGTTTGTGGAGGGGAAAAATAAGGTACAGACCCTCTGCAGAGAACGCCCCAGCTGCAGACCAGCTGTGGCCGTGAGAGTAGACAAAGAGGAGGGGGGCTGGGTGAGCTCCCTCCTGCTTGGGCTCAGATGCCACCTGACCTGCCCAGCTCTGGGAGCTGCAGCTGACAGCCAGGTGATTTTTCTGCCCTGCCTGGGCCCCAGCCTCCCTGCCTGCATGTGAACCAGGCCTTcccagacaaggaaactgagatcCAGGAGGAGAATCCAGCTGCCCACAAGTCCCAAGGCTGGAAGGGGATGGGGCTGGGGGCTGACTAGGTCTCCATAGAAGGCTGGTGAGCTGTTGaccaggagggggagggggactgaACAAAGGCACCCACTTCCTACAGTCACTTCCTGTTTTCCTACACACCTCCAGAGCCTCTTCCTGTTCCAGGCCTGGCCAGGAAGTGCCcggcttggggtgggggtgggggtctttgGATGGTAGGCAGGGCCTAtggccctctctcctcccctactTTTCAAACTTCCTACTCCCTAAGGGCAGAATTTTTCTAGATGCCTGGGATACCTCTATGCACATCCATATATACATGCCTTCTCTGCTAACCTGGACCATGAAGAAGTGTTCTATGCCTTTGGACTAACGAGGGCACATCACAAAGACCTTGAACAATGACCAGCTACTGACCTTAGGCCATAATTTAGAAGAAGCTTGCCCCGATGTGATTCATTACAGTCTGAATGTTAACCCTTGCTTAGAGAGGCCCAGTCACCAAACTGGCTTTTGACTCCTCAACATGACCACAGTCTGAGACATAGCAAAGATAAGTCCCTCTGTTCCAGTCAGCTGTCCATATACTGTTTCTTGGCTTCTCTGAGGTGACACCTCTCTACTGCGAAAGGACCTTGCCTCCTCATCTGGGCTGTCTCTAGACTTTGGCCATTGTCAGCCCAACCCTGTTTCCCCATTACTAGTGGGCACATTAGCCTCTTTGAAGAAGAGGAGGGTTTAGGCAGACAATGGAGCCTTTTGCCTCTGTTCTGGATAGACGGTGAGCAAGCTGGTGATCCAGGATGCCAATGTGTCAGCCATGTACAAGTGTGTGGTCTTCAACAAAGTGGGCCAGGATGAGCGTCTCATCTACTTCTATGTGACCAGTGAGTAACCCAGATTGTCCCCAGGGACTACCACTTCATCTAGGCAGGCCTGGGTGCCAGGAATGAGCTTCCTGAGTTTCCTGTGACCACGGGAGCACCCGGCCCATGGCATACCACCATGACAGAGTAGAAGAGATAAACTTAGGGATGCTCAGTCTATAGACTGGGTGCTGATGCAATGGGATGGGATGGTACCCACTACCCTCAGCAAAGAGAAGTCCCACCCTTTCTCAGTTTAGAGTCCTGTGATTCGTGTGtgcatttgggaaaaaaaatcccataattTAATTCAGATTTTCAAATGAGTTAGTGACCTCTAGAAAGAAAGGGGTTCCAGGAGGTGACACTTACTGGGTTCAGGAGTATGGATGAAGTCCCCTGAAAGGGCAGATGGAAATCGAGAGAATGACGTGACAAAAGCTAATGAAATCATTCCAAGGAAAAGCCAGGGTCAGGGTGTGGTCAGTACAAAGGAGAACGAGTTCCATTGGGTCTGACGGTAAGCGTTTAAGGACCTGGGCTCCTGGAAGTATGCTTGGAGCATAGCTAGAAGAGTCAAAAAGGTAAGAATGCAGAAAGAGCCTAACCCCAGGGGTGGGGCTGACTTCCAAGAGGTGGTGGGTCCTTTGAttagggaggggaagaaaaaggagaggaagtgGGCTCTAGAGAGTGTGAAACCCTGGATACACACGATGTACACCCTTGATTGAGAACTGAGAGCTTTCCAAGATCAGTGGTGAAGAAGGAGACCCACACTACAGCTGGTGTAGGTGAGCAAACACCGAGACGGTGTCTCTtggcttcctctctcctccccagccaTCCCGGACGGCTTCAGTATCGAATCAGAGCCTTCCGAGGATCCCTTAGAAGGCCAGTCCGTGCGCCTCAGCTGCCAAGCGGACAACTACACCTACGAGCATCTGCGCTGGTACCGGCTCAATCTCTCCACGCTACACGATGCTCAAGGGAACCCTCTACTCCTCGACTGCAAGAACGTGCACCTGTATGCCACGCCCCTAGCGGCCAACCTAGAGGAGGCGGAGCCCGGGGCCCGCCACGCCACCCTCAGCTTGAATATCCCCCGAGTGGCCCCCGAGCACGAGGGTGACTACGTGTGTGAGGTGCAGGATAGGCGCAGCCAAGACAAGCACTGCCACAAGAAGTACCTGTCCGTGCAGGGTGAGGTGGGCGTGGCAAGCCGGAGAGGGCGGGGCCACGTTTCTCAGCCTTTTACTTTTGCGACCTCGTGCAGCACAGTCCTGGGTGGTCGAATCAGAAGCCTGGGTCTTCCGGAGCACCCCTACCGCCCAAACTAACCATAGAAGTGCTCAGTCCTTCGCATGCTCAGTCCTTGATCCTTCAGCGCCATGCCGCCCGTCTCACCCTTGCATCTGCCACTACCTCATCCCTACTTTCAGCCCTGCGCTGCACCATCCCGAGGTACCCTCTTGGTTTCTGCGCCTTCATTTAGTTCCCTCTCcaccctgccccagctctggaAGCTCCTCGGCTCACGCAGAACTTGACTGACCTCCTGGTGAACGTGAGCGACTCGCTGGAGATGCGATGCCCGGTGGCCGGAGCGCATGTGCCCAGTATTGTGTGGTACAAAGATGAAAGGCTCCTGGAGAAAGAGTCTGGTAGGGGAGGTGGCCTTGGATGACGGGCGGGGTCCGGAGGTCTGCAAGGTCGGTGTCTGCATGCCAACCTGACTGAGGTGGAACCTTCATCCTCCGGCTTGCAGGAATCGACCTGGCAGACTCGAATCAGAGGCTGAGCATCCAGCGCGTGCGTGAGGAAGATGCGGGCCATTATCTGTGCAGTGTGTGCAATGCTAAGGGCTGTGTGAACTCCTCGGCCAGCGTGGCAGTGGAAGGTGCgtccctgcctggctctgttcagCCCACCTCACACATCCAGCGGCACTCTCCTGTGGCCGCTTAGTGAAGTGGTACCCAAGCAAGAGGGGCACTTCCTGTTAGGTACATCCTCCCTCTCACCCACCCACTGTCTACCGCCCAGGCTCCGAAGATAAAGGCAGCATGGAGATTGTGATACTGATTGGCACTGGCGTCATCGCTGTCTTCTtctgggtcctcctcctcctcatcttctgcaACATGAAAAGGGTGAGGGTCT
This Peromyscus maniculatus bairdii isolate BWxNUB_F1_BW_parent chromosome 8, HU_Pman_BW_mat_3.1, whole genome shotgun sequence DNA region includes the following protein-coding sequences:
- the Flt4 gene encoding vascular endothelial growth factor receptor 3 encodes the protein MQPGAALSLRLWLCLGLLHGLANGYSMTPPTLNITEESYVIDTGNSLSISCRGQHPLEWTWPGAQEVLTTGGKDGEDTQVVRDCEGTEARPYCKVLLLAQTHANNTGSYHCYYKYIKARIEGTTAASTYVFVRDFEQPFINKPDTLLVNRKDSMWVPCLVSIPGLNITLRSQSSVLHPDGQEVLWDDRRGMRVPTLLLRDALYVQCETTWGDQDFLSNPFLVHITGNELYDIQLFPKKSLELLVGEKLVLNCTVWAEFNSGVTFDWDYPGKQAERGKWVPERRSQQTHTELSSILTIHNVSQHDLGPYVCEANNGIQRFRESTEVIVHEKPFISVDWLKGPVLEATAGDELVKLPVKLAAYPPPEFQWYKDRKAVTGRHNPHALVLKEVTEASAGIYTLALWNSAAGLRQNISLELVVNVPPHIHEKEASSPSIYSRHSRQTLTCTAYGVPQPLSVQWHWRPWTPCKTFAQRSLRRRQQRDRMPQCRDWREVTTQDAVNPIESLDTWTEFVEGKNKTVSKLVIQDANVSAMYKCVVFNKVGQDERLIYFYVTTIPDGFSIESEPSEDPLEGQSVRLSCQADNYTYEHLRWYRLNLSTLHDAQGNPLLLDCKNVHLYATPLAANLEEAEPGARHATLSLNIPRVAPEHEGDYVCEVQDRRSQDKHCHKKYLSVQALEAPRLTQNLTDLLVNVSDSLEMRCPVAGAHVPSIVWYKDERLLEKESGIDLADSNQRLSIQRVREEDAGHYLCSVCNAKGCVNSSASVAVEGSEDKGSMEIVILIGTGVIAVFFWVLLLLIFCNMKRPAHADIKTGYLSIIMDPGEVPLEEQCEYLSYDASQWEFPRERLHLGRVLGHGAFGKVVEASAFGINKGSSCDTVAVKMLKEGATASEHRALMSELKILIHIGNHLNVVNLLGACTKPNGPLMVIVEFCKYGNLSNFLRAKREAFSPYAEKSPEQRRRFRAMVEGAKADRRRPGSSDRALFTRLLMGKGGARRAPLVQEAEDLWLSPLTMEDLVCYSFQVARGMEFLASRKCIHRDLAARNILLSESDIVKICDFGLARDIYKDPDYVRKGSARLPLKWMAPESIFDKVYTTQSDVWSFGVLLWEIFSLGASPYPGVQINEEFCQRLKDGTRMRAPELATPAIRHIMQSCWSGDPKARPAFSELVEILGDLLQGGGWQEEEEECMALHSSQSSEEGGFMQTSTTALHITEAEPESSPSSMHCHSLAARYYNCVSFPGCLTRGTQTPGSSRMKTFEEFPMTPTTYKASVDNQTDSGMVLASEEFEQIESKHRQEGSFSCKGSGQHMDIPRGHPDPQGRRRRPTQGAQGGKVFYNSEYGEVSQPCEEGDCSPSAGSPFFTDSSY